One window of the Catenulispora sp. EB89 genome contains the following:
- a CDS encoding RHS repeat-associated core domain-containing protein, translated as MSADITSIDPAPGPQAAPRASQLDAGAFGDVAASVSLFTGTLTLPVTLASVPGRDGLDLDVTALYGSDAARSSSVWNLDAPTGVLGLGWSLSADRIVVDGKTSRNPLDGRFLLQSGGVLDPLIWSGSDGSTLLFQCALHPLWRIRYDSAAEMWTVLREDGSTGVYGRPAGGSGAVMYGVMWGNWLGASRAASPALHRYPVGWNLAEVRSPGGSVMTWHYTNDEVPLAGGLGYTRAAYLDRVVGPDGASVELRYAPKEPAEYTAPHQTPDGQADPSYQDRYEDRYLADLTVRAAGADPEDVRYTLRFEYELADVSDTPSSAFTKRFLTGIREERRGHLQVPTTRFGYAMDAGAPNPGALTSILYPEGGTASIGYEPVALGPSGPSATTAGHADADDVFRNSITVPRPLTGAVPLVFQGPDYVVIAWYAESSSTTEVQVYTVGGRWSEPWTVRIPGAVRTEYVRFAASGDFFALYLANKTGTGPAALHLFRKEPYRFGNWTRTQVAVDRSVTEAPAETTLAAGTGFAVLHLGGELPVHRYWWNPFTSSWSASSASNGTRQIAIAARGEYYIVGWYLQGRVRYQLFHLAANGAWEIGPLGSAGDPFDWVSRYAADFWALGDSFAVATYTLTSGQARLRTLQWEADFAVARDTTRNGRAARTTVVGALVGNGPLLTRYDGVQWRDFEFAATAADVKYAYGEDLAIRSVVAGTTTQNTVVGYSAATGTWTVLSAPAEEPPEHDGAGSGAPEAAPDAVPYAALEAALAVAPWPPTSGGRLVTTGSTVRWRAPNGALSTIGALPINGALGSLHNIAGSHLIYQDDPGDRSKAVTTVQLVDNGGFAEKTALAGRRIAVDDPKFAAAQMAGPRIFVTYPAVYPFASTPELTLHRIIDRSLTARVVVPVVDEVTVDSGMQAVVTAYEYDTARAVFDPSGVSVLFPEATRIMGPGGIGGRAEYAFHNGLPDQAAVDLTRWDQPAAVGRSAAAGEPFSLFTGRVRQSRTLDGDGYQVAATRMAWSGLRLRSGDTSPVGVLLDVTLPVLVRSEASAGRLHLFELPLDQIPFLDTGAVSAPIVEAFVSAGLPLSPRAAVIVLTTGTRWEIVDGASGYPVGRDHDAFGAPDPVLHVYGETSKSYTNAYDDATGLLLEQRATEFSSDGTQHTTVRTLTPAWRVPEYAGMRDAGMFTAIAAEQIVDTTVGLGISASRTTYRADWPAPAPQCWSQYESWTWRAGTALPPAFDHAPVGDRSAWVLGERFTARNRFGSPVVSVDARGLATSSLFDRQDDRVVATFVNLDLTAPVPAGCCLGFEPYERTQGWKRADGQELEALMTTDYPHTGTRCLRLAGRVEVTADFELARGSGRAYFSCWMRTDPGFVPGETDAWFFDLRPVGGKQASLVKLPFPVTEGGWQRIQIGLEHPDPGSATTVTCRVVNARPDIACYVDDLRLVPLEGGVSSTVYAGGTSLPTATIDVTNVPTGYHYDSSLRIAAISGPGPEALDGLTGFAYARGSDADPRATASVDDTFDAMRPNARIEVSPARGGFVEQFPGRGDWRVRWAPEPADEWAVVDRVLRHVGTGPGTLTLRGSDGFAWYGVRVDVQAAAAPAVAGTSRLGAGTSRVGAAIGGVSAEWDPSGEWLLLRDGAVAARAAGPSPATTDDWMLIAQPHTVLFLVDGRQILAHRFADPVAGALVLTAGEAVAGFSRIMVFHQPSVGVSYSDGVGLERQSQSLGADGVNVSGVLFDALGRPTMQVKAMAYTGAVPGYSSTYVTGTDPATGKLTGDVAEYYDGSEGRSDDQGYPYSRQRLEMAVTGRLLESGQPGAVHAIAPGARHTSRVAYGLKTDDGFLDHLPAGRYPTRTTTDPDGRVEVTVFDPAEATLGVRQVPESADVRTAQEYDHRGDLVRILGPDRFAPRPDQDPAAGVILHQVDGLGRVVEDAAADTGVSDCVYDDRGLLRFARYADGRGTGPAGLDRIVYHTYDRLGRRVESGEIDRAWNRDELQTLAATSWPLDDAGWRERLRYDGDGSQPNTVGRGWIWLRNPAPGEPAVETVLDYDDAGRVVSCAERRGSEPAWQTRYVYQAGGLLERVVYPRPAQQTDDADIPVVCQGYDVLGRLVAVGTPSDPEAYAAYAYDTAGAVERETLTLAGPGATMRRFRYNSLGLLTAAESPLFTERVAYWEESGEDGAHYYGGKASRASYEAPDDGGAVPFAYTWQYSYDACGRLRTARNNADAASDFGVGGPAQYDANSNLLHVRDAGTERVFGYDPHGNRLVRADGASGFGYDAAGRTVETPDRLVRALGTDRVTGFPTFVEHEDGGRTDLVVGGSGVRRWSKVHRGPDGAIRSERRYLCGAGAGLLTEHTRVGGEQDWRVTHYVYGLGGLVAVLDSDGGQAAVFRDRLGSSRLVVGSDGAVLGRYDYRPYGDLMGEPGGKRPDLLEYRFLGQEWDAETGLVNLGARLYNPRLCRFYNTDPAGAGTNPYVYAGGDPVNLVDPGGDLFFVPLLIAFAAGAVIGGAVAGVTAAVNGASATEALKQVGIGAAIGGVTGAVSFGIVGGLSAGLAATAFQVSSTAGASGLGFIVRGVGIALLTGAAEGSASGALGAILGNVIDGKTGSAALDGADEAAWIGAVVGAGMMGIGSGVTGSRIAAQRAATRTTVLTGVEDPVFAIPKGARRGVGHQGAGHPTTQSSAWLDHDANVAGLHDRDTRLELVTHGVTMRNGRFAEWSYAPGNVENLNPDQLARQVGVARWKTIDLVCCDLGNGSFAQRFATTSRTLTRASTALTDVVEGGKWVIPFPSHRMLVFHPDPRITAVYRLFGY; from the coding sequence ATGAGTGCCGACATCACCTCCATCGATCCCGCGCCCGGGCCGCAGGCCGCGCCGCGGGCGTCCCAGCTGGACGCGGGCGCGTTCGGCGACGTCGCGGCGAGCGTCAGCCTGTTCACCGGCACGCTCACGCTGCCGGTGACCCTGGCCTCGGTCCCGGGCCGGGACGGCCTGGACCTGGACGTCACAGCGCTGTACGGCAGCGACGCGGCGCGCTCGTCGTCGGTCTGGAACCTGGACGCCCCGACCGGGGTGCTGGGCCTGGGCTGGTCGCTGAGCGCGGACCGGATCGTCGTCGACGGCAAGACCAGCCGGAACCCGCTCGACGGCCGGTTCCTGCTGCAGTCCGGCGGCGTCCTGGATCCGCTGATCTGGTCCGGGTCCGACGGCTCGACGCTGCTGTTCCAGTGCGCGCTGCACCCGTTGTGGCGCATCCGGTACGACAGCGCCGCCGAGATGTGGACCGTGCTGCGGGAGGATGGGAGCACCGGGGTCTACGGCCGTCCGGCCGGCGGCTCCGGTGCGGTGATGTACGGCGTGATGTGGGGCAACTGGCTCGGCGCCAGCCGGGCCGCGAGCCCCGCGCTGCACCGCTACCCGGTCGGCTGGAACCTCGCCGAGGTCCGCTCGCCCGGCGGCTCGGTGATGACCTGGCACTACACGAACGACGAGGTGCCGCTGGCCGGCGGCCTCGGCTACACCCGCGCCGCCTACCTCGACCGGGTGGTCGGACCGGACGGCGCCTCGGTGGAACTCCGCTACGCGCCCAAGGAGCCCGCCGAGTACACGGCCCCGCACCAGACGCCCGACGGACAGGCCGACCCGTCGTACCAGGACCGTTACGAAGACCGGTACCTGGCCGACCTGACGGTGCGCGCCGCCGGGGCCGACCCCGAGGACGTCCGGTACACGCTGCGGTTCGAGTACGAACTCGCCGATGTCTCGGACACCCCGTCGAGCGCCTTCACCAAGCGCTTCCTGACCGGCATCCGCGAGGAGCGCCGCGGCCACCTCCAGGTGCCGACGACGCGCTTCGGCTATGCGATGGACGCCGGCGCGCCCAACCCCGGAGCCCTGACGTCGATCCTGTACCCCGAGGGCGGGACGGCCTCGATCGGCTACGAGCCGGTCGCCCTCGGACCGTCCGGCCCGTCCGCGACGACGGCCGGGCACGCCGACGCCGATGATGTGTTCCGGAATTCGATCACCGTGCCCCGGCCGCTCACGGGCGCCGTGCCGCTGGTGTTCCAGGGCCCCGACTACGTGGTCATCGCCTGGTACGCGGAGTCGTCCTCGACCACCGAGGTGCAGGTCTACACGGTCGGCGGCCGGTGGTCCGAACCATGGACCGTCCGGATCCCGGGCGCCGTGCGCACCGAGTACGTCCGGTTCGCCGCGTCGGGCGACTTCTTCGCGCTCTACCTGGCGAACAAGACCGGCACCGGCCCCGCGGCCCTGCACCTGTTCCGCAAGGAGCCCTACCGCTTCGGGAACTGGACCAGGACGCAGGTCGCCGTCGACCGCTCGGTGACGGAGGCCCCGGCCGAGACGACCCTCGCCGCCGGCACCGGGTTCGCGGTGCTGCACCTCGGCGGCGAGCTCCCCGTCCACCGCTACTGGTGGAACCCGTTCACCTCGTCCTGGTCCGCCTCCTCGGCGAGCAACGGCACCAGGCAGATCGCGATCGCGGCGCGCGGCGAGTACTACATCGTCGGCTGGTACCTCCAGGGACGCGTGCGATACCAGCTGTTCCACCTCGCCGCGAACGGCGCCTGGGAGATCGGTCCGCTCGGCTCGGCCGGCGATCCGTTCGACTGGGTCTCCCGCTACGCCGCGGACTTCTGGGCGCTCGGCGACAGCTTCGCCGTCGCCACCTACACCCTGACGTCCGGCCAGGCGCGGCTTCGAACCCTGCAATGGGAGGCGGACTTCGCCGTCGCCCGCGACACGACCCGCAACGGCCGTGCCGCCCGCACCACGGTCGTCGGCGCGCTGGTCGGCAACGGTCCGCTGCTCACCCGCTATGACGGCGTCCAGTGGCGGGACTTCGAGTTCGCGGCCACGGCCGCCGACGTCAAGTACGCCTACGGCGAGGACCTCGCGATCCGCAGCGTGGTCGCGGGGACGACGACCCAGAACACCGTCGTCGGATACTCGGCGGCGACGGGGACGTGGACGGTTCTCTCGGCGCCGGCCGAGGAACCACCGGAGCATGATGGTGCCGGGTCCGGGGCGCCCGAGGCCGCGCCGGACGCCGTGCCCTACGCCGCGCTCGAGGCTGCGCTCGCCGTCGCGCCCTGGCCGCCGACGAGCGGCGGACGCCTGGTGACGACCGGCAGCACCGTGCGCTGGCGCGCGCCGAACGGCGCGCTGAGCACCATCGGCGCCCTGCCGATCAACGGGGCGCTCGGCTCCCTGCACAACATCGCCGGGTCGCACCTGATCTACCAGGACGATCCCGGCGACCGCTCGAAGGCCGTGACCACCGTCCAGCTCGTCGACAACGGCGGGTTCGCCGAGAAGACGGCGCTGGCCGGCCGCCGGATCGCCGTGGACGACCCGAAGTTCGCCGCGGCCCAGATGGCCGGCCCGCGCATCTTCGTGACCTACCCGGCCGTGTACCCCTTCGCCTCCACGCCGGAGCTGACGCTGCACCGGATCATCGACCGCTCGCTCACCGCGCGCGTCGTCGTCCCGGTCGTGGACGAGGTGACCGTCGACAGCGGGATGCAGGCCGTCGTGACGGCCTACGAGTACGACACGGCGCGCGCCGTGTTCGACCCTTCGGGGGTGTCCGTGCTGTTCCCCGAGGCGACCCGGATCATGGGGCCCGGCGGGATCGGCGGCCGGGCGGAGTACGCGTTCCACAACGGCCTGCCGGACCAGGCCGCCGTGGACCTGACCCGGTGGGACCAGCCGGCGGCCGTGGGCCGGTCCGCCGCGGCCGGCGAGCCGTTCAGCCTGTTCACCGGCCGGGTCCGGCAGTCCCGGACGCTGGACGGCGACGGCTATCAGGTCGCTGCGACCCGGATGGCCTGGAGCGGTCTGCGGCTCCGGTCCGGCGACACGTCCCCGGTCGGTGTGCTGCTCGACGTGACGCTGCCGGTGCTGGTGCGCAGCGAGGCCTCGGCCGGCCGCCTGCACCTGTTCGAGCTCCCGCTCGACCAGATCCCGTTCCTGGACACCGGCGCCGTCTCGGCTCCGATCGTCGAGGCCTTCGTCTCGGCCGGTCTGCCGCTGAGCCCGCGGGCGGCCGTCATCGTGCTGACCACCGGCACGCGCTGGGAGATCGTGGACGGGGCCTCGGGGTATCCCGTGGGCCGCGACCACGACGCCTTCGGCGCCCCGGACCCGGTCCTGCACGTCTACGGCGAGACCAGCAAGTCCTACACCAACGCCTACGACGACGCGACCGGCCTGCTGCTCGAACAGCGGGCGACGGAGTTCTCCTCCGACGGCACGCAGCACACCACGGTCCGTACGCTGACGCCGGCCTGGCGTGTCCCGGAGTACGCCGGGATGCGCGACGCCGGGATGTTCACGGCGATCGCCGCCGAGCAGATCGTCGACACGACGGTCGGCCTCGGGATCTCCGCGAGCCGGACCACCTACCGTGCCGACTGGCCCGCGCCCGCCCCGCAGTGCTGGTCGCAGTACGAGTCGTGGACCTGGCGCGCGGGCACGGCGCTGCCGCCGGCGTTCGACCACGCCCCGGTCGGCGACCGGTCGGCGTGGGTGCTCGGCGAGCGGTTCACCGCGCGCAACCGCTTCGGCTCGCCGGTCGTGTCGGTGGACGCCCGCGGCCTCGCGACGTCCTCGTTGTTCGACCGCCAGGACGACCGTGTCGTCGCGACGTTCGTCAACCTCGACCTCACCGCGCCGGTCCCGGCCGGCTGCTGTCTGGGGTTCGAGCCGTACGAGCGGACGCAGGGCTGGAAGCGCGCGGACGGCCAGGAGCTGGAAGCGCTGATGACGACCGACTACCCGCACACGGGGACCCGCTGCCTGCGGCTGGCCGGGCGCGTCGAGGTGACGGCGGACTTCGAGCTCGCGCGGGGCAGCGGCCGGGCGTACTTCTCGTGCTGGATGCGGACCGACCCCGGATTCGTCCCCGGCGAGACCGACGCCTGGTTCTTCGACCTGCGGCCGGTCGGTGGGAAGCAGGCGAGCCTGGTCAAGCTGCCGTTCCCGGTGACCGAGGGCGGCTGGCAGCGGATCCAGATCGGTCTGGAGCATCCGGATCCCGGGTCGGCCACCACTGTGACGTGTCGCGTGGTCAACGCGCGGCCGGACATCGCGTGCTACGTGGACGACCTGCGGCTCGTGCCGCTGGAGGGCGGCGTCAGCTCGACCGTCTACGCCGGGGGCACCTCGCTGCCGACCGCGACCATCGACGTCACCAACGTGCCGACGGGCTACCACTACGACAGTTCCCTGCGGATCGCGGCGATCTCCGGGCCCGGTCCGGAGGCGCTGGACGGGCTGACCGGCTTCGCTTACGCGCGGGGCTCCGACGCCGATCCGCGCGCCACTGCCAGCGTCGACGACACGTTCGACGCGATGCGGCCGAACGCCCGGATCGAGGTTTCGCCGGCGCGCGGCGGCTTCGTCGAGCAGTTCCCCGGCCGCGGAGACTGGCGCGTCCGCTGGGCTCCGGAGCCGGCCGACGAGTGGGCCGTCGTGGACCGCGTGCTCCGGCACGTCGGTACCGGCCCCGGAACGCTGACGCTGCGCGGATCGGACGGCTTCGCCTGGTACGGCGTGCGCGTCGACGTCCAGGCCGCAGCCGCACCGGCCGTCGCCGGGACGTCGCGCCTTGGCGCGGGCACGTCGCGCGTCGGCGCCGCGATCGGCGGCGTCAGCGCGGAATGGGACCCGTCGGGGGAGTGGCTGCTGCTCCGCGACGGCGCCGTCGCGGCGCGCGCCGCGGGCCCGTCGCCGGCCACCACCGACGACTGGATGCTGATCGCACAGCCGCACACCGTGCTGTTCCTGGTCGACGGCCGCCAGATCCTCGCGCACCGCTTCGCCGATCCGGTCGCCGGCGCGCTGGTGCTGACCGCCGGCGAGGCCGTCGCGGGCTTCAGCCGGATCATGGTCTTCCACCAGCCCTCGGTCGGCGTCTCGTACAGCGACGGCGTCGGCCTGGAGCGCCAGTCGCAGTCCCTGGGCGCGGACGGGGTGAACGTCAGCGGCGTCCTGTTCGACGCACTGGGCCGGCCCACGATGCAGGTCAAGGCGATGGCCTACACCGGGGCGGTGCCGGGGTACTCGAGCACGTACGTCACCGGCACGGACCCGGCGACCGGCAAGCTGACCGGCGACGTCGCCGAGTACTACGACGGGTCCGAGGGCCGCTCCGACGACCAGGGCTACCCGTATTCGCGGCAGCGGCTGGAGATGGCCGTCACCGGGCGCCTGCTGGAGAGCGGCCAGCCCGGTGCGGTCCACGCGATCGCTCCCGGCGCGAGGCACACCTCCCGCGTCGCGTACGGGCTCAAGACGGACGACGGCTTCCTCGACCACCTGCCCGCCGGCCGCTACCCGACCCGGACCACCACCGACCCGGACGGCCGGGTCGAGGTCACCGTCTTCGATCCGGCCGAGGCCACGCTCGGCGTGCGCCAGGTGCCGGAGTCGGCCGACGTCCGGACGGCGCAGGAGTACGACCACCGCGGCGACCTCGTCCGCATCCTGGGGCCGGACCGGTTCGCCCCGCGCCCGGATCAGGACCCCGCGGCCGGGGTGATCTTGCACCAGGTGGACGGGCTCGGCCGGGTCGTCGAGGACGCGGCGGCCGATACCGGCGTGAGCGACTGCGTGTACGACGACCGGGGGCTGTTGCGGTTCGCGCGCTACGCCGACGGACGCGGCACGGGACCGGCCGGACTGGACCGGATCGTCTATCACACCTACGACCGGCTCGGCCGCCGCGTGGAGAGCGGCGAGATCGACCGCGCCTGGAACCGCGACGAGCTGCAGACGCTGGCCGCGACCAGCTGGCCGCTCGACGACGCTGGCTGGCGCGAGCGGCTGCGCTACGACGGCGACGGCTCGCAGCCGAACACCGTCGGCCGCGGCTGGATCTGGTTGCGCAACCCGGCGCCCGGCGAGCCCGCCGTGGAGACGGTCCTCGACTACGACGATGCCGGCCGGGTGGTCAGCTGTGCCGAGCGGCGCGGGTCCGAGCCCGCGTGGCAGACCCGGTACGTCTACCAGGCCGGCGGACTGCTCGAACGCGTCGTCTATCCGCGTCCGGCGCAGCAGACCGACGATGCCGACATCCCGGTGGTGTGTCAGGGCTATGACGTCCTCGGCCGCCTGGTGGCCGTCGGCACGCCGTCCGACCCCGAGGCCTACGCGGCGTACGCCTACGACACCGCCGGCGCCGTCGAGCGCGAGACCCTGACCCTGGCCGGGCCCGGAGCCACGATGCGCCGGTTCCGCTACAACTCGCTCGGACTCCTCACCGCCGCCGAGAGCCCGCTGTTCACCGAACGGGTGGCGTACTGGGAGGAATCCGGCGAGGACGGCGCGCACTACTACGGTGGCAAGGCGTCCAGGGCGTCCTACGAAGCGCCCGACGACGGCGGCGCCGTCCCGTTCGCGTACACGTGGCAGTACTCGTACGACGCCTGCGGAAGGCTGCGTACCGCTCGCAACAACGCCGACGCCGCCAGCGACTTCGGCGTCGGCGGACCGGCGCAGTACGACGCGAACAGCAACCTCCTGCACGTCCGGGACGCCGGGACGGAGCGGGTCTTCGGCTACGACCCGCACGGCAACCGGCTGGTTCGCGCCGACGGAGCGTCTGGCTTCGGCTACGACGCCGCCGGCCGGACCGTCGAGACCCCGGACCGGCTCGTCCGGGCCCTGGGGACCGACCGCGTCACCGGGTTCCCGACCTTCGTCGAGCACGAAGACGGCGGCCGGACGGATCTGGTTGTCGGCGGTTCGGGCGTACGGCGCTGGTCCAAGGTCCACCGGGGCCCGGACGGCGCGATCCGCAGCGAGCGCCGCTACCTGTGCGGCGCCGGAGCCGGACTGCTGACGGAGCACACGCGGGTCGGCGGTGAGCAGGACTGGCGCGTCACCCACTACGTGTACGGCCTCGGCGGGCTGGTCGCCGTCCTCGACAGCGACGGAGGGCAGGCGGCGGTGTTCCGCGACCGCCTGGGCTCCTCGCGGCTGGTCGTCGGATCCGACGGCGCGGTGCTCGGCCGCTACGACTACCGTCCGTACGGCGACCTGATGGGGGAGCCCGGCGGCAAGCGTCCGGATCTGCTGGAGTACCGGTTCCTGGGCCAGGAGTGGGACGCCGAGACCGGTCTGGTGAACCTCGGCGCGCGGCTGTACAACCCGCGTCTGTGCCGCTTCTACAACACCGATCCGGCCGGCGCGGGGACGAACCCTTACGTCTACGCGGGCGGCGATCCGGTGAACCTCGTCGACCCCGGCGGCGACCTGTTCTTCGTCCCGCTGCTGATCGCCTTCGCGGCCGGCGCGGTGATCGGGGGCGCGGTCGCGGGGGTGACCGCGGCGGTGAACGGGGCCTCGGCCACCGAGGCGCTCAAGCAGGTCGGGATCGGCGCCGCGATCGGCGGCGTGACCGGCGCGGTCAGCTTCGGGATCGTCGGCGGCCTGTCCGCCGGGCTGGCGGCGACCGCGTTCCAGGTGTCGAGCACGGCCGGCGCGTCCGGTCTCGGCTTCATCGTGCGCGGCGTCGGCATCGCGCTGTTGACGGGCGCCGCGGAGGGCTCGGCGTCCGGCGCGCTCGGCGCGATCCTCGGCAACGTCATCGACGGCAAGACCGGCTCGGCGGCCCTGGACGGCGCCGACGAGGCGGCGTGGATCGGCGCGGTGGTCGGGGCCGGGATGATGGGCATCGGGTCGGGCGTCACCGGGTCGCGGATCGCGGCGCAGCGCGCCGCCACCCGGACCACCGTGCTCACCGGCGTGGAGGACCCGGTCTTCGCCATCCCCAAGGGCGCACGGCGTGGCGTCGGGCACCAGGGCGCCGGCCATCCGACCACCCAGAGCAGCGCGTGGCTCGACCACGACGCGAACGTCGCGGGGCTCCACGACCGCGACACCCGGCTGGAACTCGTCACCCACGGCGTGACGATGCGCAACGGCCGGTTCGCTGAGTGGTCCTACGCTCCCGGGAACGTGGAGAACCTCAATCCGGATCAACTGGCCCGCCAGGTGGGGGTGGCGCGGTGGAAGACGATCGACCTGGTCTGCTGCGATCTGGGCAACGGCTCGTTCGCCCAGCGGTTCGCGACGACGAGCAGGACCCTGACCCGCGCGAGCACGGCGCTGACGGACGTCGTCGAGGGCGGGAAGTGGGTCATCCCGTTCCCCTCGCACCGGATGCTGGTGTTCCATCCTGACCCGCGGATCACCGCGGTGTACCGGTTGTTCGGGTACTGA
- a CDS encoding class I SAM-dependent methyltransferase, which yields MSEMTPSAPAVRADEWAARQAAQAGGFDAIGARYDESFPHKDGQVACTDRLLETLPAGARVLDAGAGTGLPTARCLLDVGCTVTCVDFSAEMLNLARTNVPEATFIHADILDLPDDPGQYEAVTAFFSLLMLPRAQIDTTLRLFHRILTPGGRLALAMVEADVDDMPIPFLGHWLRVTAYTRAAWRAVLAEAGFVVEWEDSRTYVPELAAPPEIQLFTLCRRV from the coding sequence ATGTCCGAGATGACGCCGTCGGCCCCCGCGGTGCGCGCCGACGAATGGGCCGCACGCCAGGCCGCGCAGGCCGGCGGCTTCGACGCCATCGGCGCCCGCTACGACGAGAGCTTCCCGCACAAGGACGGCCAGGTCGCCTGCACCGACCGCCTGCTCGAGACGCTGCCGGCCGGGGCCCGCGTCCTGGACGCCGGCGCCGGCACCGGACTGCCCACCGCACGGTGCCTGCTCGACGTCGGCTGTACGGTGACCTGCGTGGACTTCTCCGCCGAGATGCTGAACCTGGCGCGCACGAACGTCCCGGAGGCCACCTTCATCCACGCCGACATCCTCGACCTGCCGGACGACCCGGGACAGTACGAGGCGGTCACGGCGTTCTTCTCGCTCCTGATGCTGCCCCGCGCACAGATCGACACCACCCTGCGACTCTTCCACCGCATCCTGACCCCCGGCGGCCGCCTGGCGCTGGCCATGGTCGAGGCGGACGTCGACGACATGCCGATCCCCTTCCTCGGCCACTGGCTGCGCGTCACGGCCTACACCCGCGCCGCTTGGCGCGCGGTCCTGGCGGAGGCGGGGTTCGTTGTGGAGTGGGAGGACTCGCGGACGTACGTTCCGGAGCTGGCGGCGCCGCCGGAGATTCAGCTCTTCACGCTGTGCAGGCGGGTTTAG
- a CDS encoding PadR family transcriptional regulator, which translates to MPTRRPAAVPPPPKRPANPLALAVLGLLLEQPMHPHAMVGALRERGMDAAFKLTTGSLYDTVRALVRDGWIEVDGTEQAGNRPVRTVYRHTAAGRDGFTDWLDELIREPAPEYPRFLSAVAYLGALGRPRAAEALRERAAALRERIAQGAEAYRAAREEHGVPRLFVIEAEYAAALAQAELEWVERTAAEIEQGTLAWPEGDGR; encoded by the coding sequence ATGCCCACCCGTCGACCCGCCGCCGTCCCGCCGCCTCCGAAACGTCCCGCCAACCCCCTCGCTCTGGCTGTCCTCGGGCTGCTGCTCGAACAGCCGATGCACCCCCACGCCATGGTCGGTGCGCTTCGCGAGCGGGGTATGGACGCCGCGTTCAAGCTGACGACCGGGTCGCTCTACGACACCGTTCGTGCGCTCGTTCGGGACGGGTGGATCGAGGTGGACGGTACCGAGCAGGCCGGCAACCGTCCGGTCCGCACCGTCTACCGCCACACGGCTGCCGGCCGGGATGGCTTCACCGACTGGCTCGACGAGCTCATCCGAGAGCCCGCTCCGGAATATCCGAGGTTCCTGTCCGCTGTCGCCTACCTCGGCGCGTTGGGGCGCCCGCGCGCCGCGGAGGCGCTGCGCGAGCGGGCTGCGGCGTTGCGGGAGCGGATCGCGCAGGGTGCCGAGGCTTATCGCGCGGCCCGTGAGGAGCACGGCGTGCCTCGGTTGTTCGTCATCGAGGCCGAATACGCCGCGGCGTTGGCGCAGGCCGAACTGGAGTGGGTGGAGCGTACCGCCGCCGAGATCGAGCAGGGGACGTTGGCCTGGCCGGAAGGGGACGGACGATGA